Part of the Musa acuminata AAA Group cultivar baxijiao chromosome BXJ2-7, Cavendish_Baxijiao_AAA, whole genome shotgun sequence genome is shown below.
GCTCGAGTTCGTCCAAGGTACCATAGACATCGTAAACATCGTCGATTACAGATATTAAGCTAAGTAGCTTCGTTTGCATCTCCCTAAAGCTCCAAAATTGTGGTTCAAAGGCCCAACCAACTGTCCACAAGTAGTTTTCCATCAACCTGTCTCTGGAGAATGGCAACCTCTGTGCAAGACCGAGATCGGTCCACCATCTGGCGATCCAAGTTAACAGTTTTTAATAGACGAGAGAAGTACATACTATTCATGACTAGCTTAGTTTACCTCGACACTTCTTTGAGTTCTCTCTTATGCATGCTCTGGATCAGATTGAAGTCCAGCTTAGCCAATTCAAGTAGAAGAGGGTTCATGGTGGCTTCCCTTTGGTATGTTTCTATGAACCACCTGGTGTGTATCCTTTCCATCCTCCAATTCAGTGGAAGCTCCAAGGCGTGGGCCACATGTTCCCTGAAACGAGGCTCAAGTGATCCCTCTTCCATGAGCTTCTTGAGGTGCTTTGTCGTGAAGTCCATGGCTTCGATCAGTACAAACTCCCCCTCCTTTCCAAGGTAGGAAGCTTCATATAAGCTCAGCATTCCTTTAGTCTGATTCTGGAGGCAAGTTTTGAGGTGGCCCTTCTCATCTTTGAATCTGCTGAACATATCTTTAGTCACAAAGTTCATCGAGACGTTAGATTGCGGCACCATGAACGAACAAACCCAAGTTAAGGCTTCATGAGCATATCAACCATTTTCTTATACACTAAGCACATACAATAACATGTTGGTTAGGATGGATGTATTAGAGAGACTGAAGAATATTCCCATTTCGTCTTGACTAGGCTGCATCTctcggctatatatatatatatatatatatatatatatatatatatatatatatatatatgtatagcttCTAGTCGAGATGAATAGATTGTGTATATATTTTATACACCTTGTAACCATCAGTCTAGAAAATTTCAGGAGAAATATTAGTGGAAGTAGACCTTTACGTGTCATAATTAGAACTCTACTCGATTTTATCAGACAGGCGTAGTGTAAGTGAGGTGAACTACCTTCAGAAACATCGAAACCATTTTCTCTGAGAAGCCTGAAGAGAAGTGCTGTTGCATGGAGATTGTCCTTCAGCAGCATGCTTGTGTCTTCCAGGGATCCATGAATGCTCCCTAAAGCATCCTTAATATCATCTTTAAAGTGATATGCCACACCAAGCTGCTGTAGGTGATCGATTAGGTGAAGCTGGTCCTCAAGTTCCTTCTCCTCCTGTATCAGTTTCACAACTTCCTTCTCCAAGTTACTTATCCTTGCAGCATTCTGCTCCTCCATCTAGATTTACAAGGAGATGTAATAAATATACACAATAGCACATCTGAGAGAAGAAAGCAAGCTTAGAATACAAAGAGGTTATGGTGCCAACCGAGTGGTCTCTCGTGAGTGACTGTATGTAGTCATTAGTCCATAAGGTTGGTTGGTAATTGGCTGATCTCCGTAAAGGAGGTTGCCCGCTGCATCTGAAGCGTGGAGAGAGGCATGGATGACGGCCATGGTGTTCGAAGGAAGCGATCCGCCGGAACGTACTGTGGCTGCTGCAAGGGAAGGATGTGGCACAAACGATAGGGAGAAGGCGGAGAGACATTATTTGGTCTGATTACTTGGTAGGTGGCAAACCCAGAATGTATTTGTATAAGCCGGAGAActtctcctatatatatataatggaatgAGACATTCTCGCGTGATTATAAGAAAataaattattgagaaaaataaattatgataaaattatcatgatatttttaatatttaaatattattttatcaaaattttaaatcataaaaattatgataatatattattatgattctatGAATAGTAAAGATCATAATCTCAATGTTGATCTCCCAAaggatttaataaatattttatatttattattgattgaaaaaattatttaattatcatattttataatatcTTTTTGTGTATATAAATTCATACCAGTATTAATAAAATTAACCTAGTCATTTCTATACGAGAAACATAGTTGCTTCGAGGGATGGTGTCAATTCCATTATCACCTATTTGTTTGAGACCATAAAGAACCTTGCATAACTTAAGATATATTGACGAAGATTGTGATAAATAAAGTTTGAAGCTTGCCTTATAAATATATctttaaaaatatgatcatgaagatctCTCTTTCTTGGCACTATATCAATAATGCACATCACCTCTTTACAGCTCAACCTGCATATAGAGGAGGATTCAATGTTGTAGACTTGTTTGTCATGATAAGAAGAAGCACACAAATGAGGTTTAACTTTGTGTACCGTCGAATTAGCGAAATCATTGTAGAGGAGAAATAGCATCATTGAACAGTAGGAAAATTTTTCAAAACGAAATGTAtccttataaatatattattcatatttaattatcaaaatccTCAATTGTTAAAcaaagtaagacataaagtaataCAAATTATTATTGAATTCGCAACAACTGGGTTAAATGGGTTATAGTACTCCAGAATGTTGATGAAATCCCTCTGTCAGTATGTAAAAAAGATTTTGAGGAAGAGGAAAGGTTTGTAGATATGTTAGGTTCCTTTTCATATTAGGAACACAAACAAcatcaaaaagtaaaaaaaaaaattaagaaaaaataaagatttgtagaacaaatataaattattttaatacctTTCCCATCATATACTATCGAACCATTATAACCTAAAGTAAGAGATAAATTATTCAAGTCAAACATAATACGATGAGAAGGCCAAAAATCAATAAATCATTTTGATGAAAATTAAAACAATTGAGAAACAAATTGAGCAAACAAAGGTAGTAATAAAAATCAGGTAGGTGGTGTAGCAAGATATGTAGAATAAGATATGTATGAAGGCTGAAACATTCATAGAATAATAGCTTACAAGCGATGATATTTCTTAGCAATATGGTCTTATAAGTCACATATTTGACAGGTGACTTTGTTAAATTGTCGATCAGATTTGTTGATATTTTTGCTGTGACGTTGTTGCATGTAGCCTCTAGAATGATATCACATGTTGCCTCTAGAATAATTACTTGGACTATTATCTTAGATCTTGCCTTTGTTGCTAAGATTGGTTTTGTTGGCAAAATTGATAGTaatgaaaatatcataagaaGATGGTAACTCTTGGTTATGATAAGCTTCCTAGTAAGAaagcttatcataaagttcttcaaatgatatagGACTATTATAAACATGAATCCCAAATAAGATCTCCTATAATCTAAATTAagattatttaatatataaaaaacgaTCTCTTCGTCATCAAGAGATGTATCAGCAAGTGTATCAACTTGAGTTTTGATAACTTACATATAGTTCAAAATAGATTTTGTATCTTTAGAAAGTTTGAAtttctgaaaattttgatatatATTGTCATAAATTTGGACCATATTTGATAAAAGGATTTTATTAAGACTACATAAGAAATGATTTGAAAAGAGAGAGGCAACGATAGCGGCATATCACTTCAAAGATGATATTGGAGACTTACAAAGATGATTTCTACAGCAGCTTGGTGTGGCATATCACTTTAAAGTCTACAGCAGAACATGCAATCCTGGGTGGTCTCACGTCCATATTGGAGACTACTTCTGGTTCCTCCCCTGTATCATCCCCAATtgtaagtctctctctctctctctctcagttctTTGATCTAATCTCTGGTCTCTAAAATCTCGTATTCGATATGATAACTTAATTACAATCTCTCTCTCACATGTCGAGCTTTTCTATTTGTCTTTACCCAATGTTTTCTCGCATTTATGTGCATAAAATATTAAATGAGATTCTATTTATAGGgatataatcaaaattttaactttAACAAGGATAGATACTTCGATCCTAAGATTTAATATTCCAACTCCAACACCTTGCAATCCTCAGGTGAGTAGAGAAGTTTTCCTATGCCCCCTCCGTCAAGTCGTCGCTCATGCAATAAGCATTGGTCATGAAGACGTTCCGGGAAGACCGACATCGACGCGTTGTCCAAGTACTCGTCTAGCTTGGGTTAAATTTAGAATACAAAGGGGTGTATGGTGACAACCGCGCGCATTGTTGCTTGTGAGTGATAGTACGTAGTCATGAGTCCACAAGTTCGGCTGGTAATTGGCTGATCTCCGTAATGGAGTTTGCCCACTGTATCGGATGCGTGAAGGGTGGCGTGGATGACAGCCTTAGTGTTGGAAGAACGGGAACCGCCGGAATGCACCGAGGCTGCTGCAAGGGAAGGATGCGGCACGAAGAGTATGGAGAATGTCGAGAGACATCATTTGGTAGCATGATCTTCCAatcaggcaggcaggcaggcagcctTTGAATGGCTTCTCATAAATCATGGCCAAAAGAGCAAATAATATCATCACAGTTGGTAATTTTACTGTTGAACTACAGCTCGTAGTTATCTAAAATGAAAGCGCCAGAAAAGAATCACCAAACCCGACAAGGAATCTAATTGTAAGTATGTCAGTATCAAATCTAGTTAGTCTGAAACTAATGTTCCAATAATTAACAGTCGATTTCACCTTTTTCCGAGGGAAGCCGTCGATCATGATAGCAACGCAAACGAAGGATCCTAATTCCCTCCTAACCACATTGGTGTCGGGCGCACAGTTGCTTTATTTTGTAGCAATTTTTCCGCATGCAGAGATCAATTGAGTTGGTAACGTCAGTTCTCTGAGCTTTTCGGTCGGTGAGAGAAGGAAAGCTCCTGCAGGGCTACGTTTGTCGGCCGTCTTTTTTCTTGTGCTGTTCCTGTTTCCTACATTTGCTCTGCTTCCCCCGTGCTTCGATGCAAGGGATCTTCTGGTTTACGTGCAGAAGTTTAACTGGAGATTTCAATTGACTTTGGTTTCAAACATATAATAATAGAGCAATGCTGTAGAGTTCATTTGGTTAATACCCACAACAGCAATAAAAGGACTGAATCTAACACATTAAGCCATAATGTAAAACCAGTCATAGGTTGCTACCAAGTGAATTGCATCGAACGTAGACTAGGCCTAAAATGTACAGTTTCTCTTTAACTAGACAATTTGAAAGCAAACCAACTACATCAAGAACAACTTCGCTTGCGCACAGAAAAAGATTGCATTGAGCTAATGCCTCCGTGCGAAGCGAGTTGCTGCAATCTCGGTGATTAAGAATGTCACTGGTCACCCTTCGTTTTCGGCCGCATGCACCCACAGAAGGAGCTCTTCTTTGTCTGTCTACGGCCATCTCTTCTCCCGTAGATATAATCGCTCAGCAGCGTTCGGCTTCTTCGGTCCATGGCACTGGTGTGACGATTTACGTGCTCTTCCTCAAATTTCAGCATGACATACTGGATTTTATGCAGCTCCAGCTCCAGCCTTCCAACCTTCTCTGATTCCTTTCTTGATTGTGTGGAGATTTGTCTTCTTCCGGTGCTGCTGCTTTCTTCAGATTTTGTGCCCATGCCATTTGTGGAATGATATTCTTCAGCCTTGCTCGTCAGTTTGTTGTTTGTATCGATCAACTCCATGACAGCACCTTCAGCATCTTCCAACTGTGATTTGACTGTATCATACCCAGAGCTCGCAGGAAGCTTCCCCATTTGAGAGCTTTCCATTTTCCTCTTCAGATCCTTTACATTGGTTTTAAGGTCTGATAACCTCCTAGCATCATTTTGAAGGCTCTCGAGGACTCTCTTAGTCCATTCTTGTCGAGATGTCAGAACTCTAGTTGGTATCTCTAACTTGTCAACACTCGGCTCCTTCTCAACCATCAGCTCTGAGGACGGGTATTCACTCTTTTCTTCCTCCACGGGCTCTATGTCATGTTCCGTAGCATCTGTTGATGTTTTCCATACTTGTTTGCTGCAATTTGTTTCAGCAGCTTCCCATAATTGATCATCGATCCCATCATTACTAATCCTGCTTAAACCATATGAACCAATGGTCCTGTACGGCAAAGAACTTGAGCCCTGATCGAGTTGAATATCTTTTGTCACTTGCCCATTCTTGCCCTTGGTGATTTCAGTATCATTTAGTCCACCATCATCAACATGTTCAATAGAATGCAGGTTCACTTGAGCTTCCTGTCCCAGTCCAATTTCATTTATCTTTATCCCTTTAGTTTCTTTACTTGCAGCCTCTGAGTTGGAGTTGGCATCAAACCCTTCCTGCTGTCTGTGACTTTGAATGTCTACTATCACTTCTTCAAGAAGTTTGACTTTGGTGATCAATTTCTCCAACACTGGAATGCCTTCAATATTCATTGCCTTATAACCATCACTAGGTTGGTTATCAcagtgatgatgatgaggaaccaAAGGTAAAACCTGGAAACAGACGAAATGAGTGTCACAAATGAATGTTACAGACACAACTAGCAAACATTGTAGCTTACctgagaaaataaagaaaaattctACACTCAAAAGTAAAAAACAAAATTCTGATGGTCTAGGCAGAAAATACAAGGATTGGATATTAATATGTTGGTATCTCAAGCATGTGATAAGTGGGTAACAAACTTATTTTTGAAAAGGAATAATTTGTCATCACATACCTAAAATGTTGATGAAATTGCAAGCTCACTAAGTTGATCACACTCAGCTGTGTGGATAAATTGTTGATTGCATACAGCTATGGAGTTGGATCACTCAGCCTCATCAGACCTCAAAATTAAAGGCAGGACAAATTCAGTTGACCATAAAATTCCCTACTCAGATGCATTCAGAGAACTCTACTCGATGAATTCATGAAAACAAGCTTGTAGTAACACAGCTGGACATGTCCAAGTTAACTTGTGCCAGAGTCTTCAATTCAATTCAGCTTTCCACTTGGTCTTCACAAAACTTGAGATCAAACACACTCCATTGACTCGGTAAACTCATGACTTCGTTCATTCAAATCCACTAGACTTCATTCATTCATCCAACACATTAAAGCACTTCTGACACCTGACTAATTTTATCATATGAGGGATGGATCTACATTGTTTTTTGAcaaatatatatccatatatagacCAAATAGTTTGCTATTGTATTGCTGAAGcaataaaaattaataagaaaCAATATAAACAAGCTGTTCAAAAATAAACTGTCagactttatattttttttaatacaaaAATTACCTTTCTGAAAAGCAATAAGATATATCATTGTAATTGTCCTTTGAATCTTAATCAGAGACATCAGTTTTTAATTCTTAAAatgtcatatcatcatatctgctTCTTGTGAGGTGTGATGGTCCTTCAGTTTTAATTGATTCTATTTGTCGTTAATTTGTGATGCAATTACTGGTCAATAGCAAACTAAAAATTTCTGTACATGTACACCCTCATAAAATAAAATCAGTGTCACAATGCCTCCCCCCAAACCAACACCAACCTCCCTCCCCACATCACCCCAATTCGAAAAAACAGTCTGTCGTATTAATCCTACATAAAATTGTGATGATCCATATTACTCAATTGCTCATGTAAATGCCCTCTTGGATCTTGCTTTGGTCTTAATGTCCTCATGGTAATTTACTTTAGCATATATACCTCTCCAAAAATCTAGGCAAGTCCAACGGTAATGGTTGAGTGAAAGGAACAATGATGCAAAAGTGTATTCTACATATTAGTatggtacatatatgtacattctGATATAGTTAGACTTTAACAAGATCACAAGTTTTTGTTGCCAATGACCTTGGTTTGGGAAGTTACCATTATAATTTGATGATCTCAAGGGGCAGACTGTAATTGGATGAATTCAAAAGAAAAAGGTATTCCGATTTTTATGATATCATTTAGGTTTTAGAAAAATCACAATTAAGGAACCTTATGCTTTACAGAAACCACTAGACTAATACCCAAAATTACCGAAGTAACTGCTTATAGATTTGAAAAGTAGTACATATCTGTCAAGGATTTAAATGCTAGTCCCGTTGATATTTACTGGCCCAACCAAGTACCAATATCGAAATGTATAGTTTTAATATTGATACATATaccattacttttatttttttatcattttattccATTACCGGACAATATAGATTGTTATACTGTTCAACCACTCATTACTATTTATATCATAATGGTTTGAGATATTAATTAAATCCTCATATTTGATTATCTCAAATATTTTAATTACTAGTTATCAAATCTCAAAGCTTGTCAATTCTTCAAGTAGCTTAACTCAAGTTGCATGTCGAATTTTCTGTTTCGAAACttaaattatgatttaaatgttAGCAGTACCAGCAGattcatcatatttaacaaatctAGGAGTACCTCTTTGTCATGACAGATTGATATTCTGGGCTTTGACATTGTCATAATTTGTTCTTCCAGAGATTTAACACTATTCCACAAAGATGCAACCAGAGCCAGATAGAAATCTAAGCCAGCCTTCAACCCATTGTTTTCTCCCTCTAAATCATCAAGCTTTTTCTTCATACTATCCAATTGCTCCTTGGTTAAAGCTACCTCCATTTTCAATGTCTCCTTCTGCAATAGGGAACCAACTTCTTCTAGTATCAGCTCATGAACTTTTTCTTCATACAGCGCTGAATTAACTGTGGAGACTTGGATATCACTTAATAATGCTTTGATTTCGACTTCACAGTGTTCATTTTCATCTATTTCTTTCTGCAGTTCTAATTTCAAATCTTCCTCCCTGCTCATAAGTACTTTAACTTCTTCACGCATATGATAAATTTCCCTTTGCAGCGTCTCATTTGCTTCATAAAGACATCTGATCTCCTTATTTCTGTCGACAACTACTTCAGATAAAGTTGAAATCTTCTGCGCCAACTCTTCTTTGATCAGCTTATCTGCTTCATAATCCAGCTGAATACCATCAAGAATTCTACACAATTCCAAGTTCTTTTGTTGGGTGGATTGAGCATTTTGACTTATTTCCAGTAACTGTGACTGTTTTTGTAACAGTTGGCTCTCTAATCTTTGTCTTTGAAGACTTAACTCCTCACAGACGCATGTAGCTGTAAACAAATCAAATTCTGAAAGCAGGACATGATTTCTGAACTCTTCTTCTAGGTAAGTAACGAACTCCCTAATATGTGTTTTTTCTGCCTCAAGTATCTTTATCTTCTCCTTTAGTTTATCAATCTCAGCATCAAGAGCATTTTTAATAAAATGAAGAGAATCCAGATCATAAGTGAAGGATTTCAACTCCGACAATTTCTCTGCACTATGGTTCCTAAACAACAAATAAAGGTGGTCTAGTTTCAGAGCCTCTGCAAGGACTTCAATATGTTCCTCTTCCAACAAATTATGTTTTTCTCTTAAGTTGCAAAGTTCATCCATGAgaatcttcttgttttcaattaaaTTTTGAATTTCATATTTAGATGTCAGGAGAGCCTCTTGCAGGTCAGTCAAATGTTCATGGAAAACTTTCATTGCAGTCTTTGATTCTACTTCCCTTTGGTTGCTTGCTTCCACATCATTCATTAGTTTTTCATTCAATTCTCGAAGTTGAAGATTTTTGTTTCCTAATGCTAATAATTCTTTGGTTTTCATATCACGTTCTTTTTCAAGAGAACATTTATCCAATCTCAGACTGGCCAGATCCAGCATTGTATTCTTCAGCATAGTGACAAGAACTGATATCTCAAGATGCAGTAGTTGATTATCATGCTCGGCTTCTGAAACACAATTCAGAATATTTCTAAATTCGCCCAAAATAATATCTATGAGAACTTCGACCTGGAATTCATCCACGGAAACAGACTTCTTGCCAACAATAAGAGTGTTCTGCAGCAAACAAATTCCAgttcttaacttctcattttgctCTGACAATGACATTATGTttttgatatgcataagtttctcCTGCTCAAGTGCTGAAATAAGTGCCTCAGTCCTTCTACATGCCTCGATATTTTTCTCGCATTCTTTCAAAAGAACCAAGTTCCTTCCATTCACATCGGACAAACTTCTTTGTAAGATAAAATTTCCTATTAGATAACCAATCACATTATCCTGTTCTGATTCAAGCTGCTGATCTTTAAGCTGGCTTTCTTGTTGCAGAAGAAAATTGTGGTTCTCTGATGTGGCTAGCTGACACTTGAATGATTGGATACGAGTTTCATGCTCTTCTTTTTCTAGTTTCAAAAGATCTTGCAGATCCTTGACCTGACTGATTATCAGATACTTTTCTCTTGTTAGATTCAAGTTATCGTCCTTCATGTCCACTAACCTATTCTCCAGTTCTTCCAAATTCAGAGTGATGTTATTAACCTGACATAAACAGGAATAAACTATTCAGGCAGCAAAATAGAGCTTCGTAAAAAATTTATATGGCAAGTTAGAATAATCGTTATGCTTTCAGGTATAATTAATTGGAAAAATTGTTATCACAGAGTAATTACAACTTAAATAGGAAGAGGGAGAGAAATTAACCTGACTGACAAGAGTGTCCCTTTCAATAAGAAGGCCAGAGTTCTGATCACGGAGAGAGTCACAGGAGTTTTCAGAATCCTTCAATTTTGACTTCAAACATCCAGCTTCACTGCTTACATCAGACAGGCAGTTTTCCAAAAAGGATTTCTCTTGTGAAAGTTTCTCCAGATTCTTAGTAAGAACCTCTACCTGAGAAAGTAGATTGTTCCTTTCAGTAAGAAGACCAGAGTTCTGATCATTTAGTGACCGAGAGGATTCTTCAAAGTCTTTCAACTTTGACCTCAAACACCTGACCTCACTTCTTTCATCAGTTAGGGAGTTCTCCAAGGTTAATTTTTTGTGTCCAAGCTTCACCGCATTCTGAGTAAGGATCTCAACCTGAGAAAGCAGATTGCTTTTTTCAGCAAGAAGACCCGAGTTCTGATCATTGAGTGATTGAGAAGATTCTTCAAAGTCTTTCAACTTTGATCTCAAACACTCAACTTCACAGTTAACATCAGATAACGAGTTCTCCAATAAGGAATGTTTGTGTGAAAGATTCTCCATGTTCTGAGTAAGAAAATGTACCTGAGACACAAGAGTATTCCTTTCAGCAATGAGGCCAGAATTCTGATCAGTAAGAGACTGACAGGATTCCTCAGAGTCCTTAAACTTTGACCTCACACATCCAACTTCAGTCCTCACATCAGATAGAGAGTTCTCCAAGAGGGAATTTTTCTCCGAAAGCTTCTCTATATTCTGAGCGAGAATTTCCAATTGAGAAAGAAGATTATTCCTCTCAGCAAGAAGACCAGAGTTCTGATTGGTGAGCGAACGAGATGATTCTTCAAGGTCTTTCAATTTTGACCTCAAACACCAAACTTCACTGCTTACATCAGATAGGGATTTCTCCAAAAGCAAATTCTCGTCTGAGAGTTTCTCTAGATTTTGAGTAAGAATCTTGACCTGTGAAAGAAGGCTGTCCCTTTCATCATTGAGTGACTGAGATGACTCTTCACAATCTTTCAACTGTGACCTCAAAGATTCGACTTCACAGCTTATATCACATAATGAGTTCTCCAAGAAAGAATTTCTGTCCGTAAGCTTCTCGACATTCTGAGTAAAGGTCACTACTCGAGAGAGTAAATTGTCCCTTTCAGAAAGAAGACCAGAGTTCTGATTGCTAAGTGATTGGCATGATTCTTCAAGGTCCTTCAACTTTGACTTCAAACAAGCCATTTCACTATTTACATCAGAAAGGGAATTTTCCAACCTGGAATTTTTGTGTGAAAGGTTCTCCATGTTCTGAGTAAGAACTTCTATCTCAGTAACAAGAGCATTTCTTTCTGCAAAAAGACCAGAATTCTGATCACTTAAAGACTGACAGGATTCCTCAGAGTCCTTCAGTTTTGTCCTCAAACACCCAACTTCAGTAGTTACATCAGATAGAGAACTCTCCAAGGAGGAATTATTCTCTGAAAGCTTCTCAACGTTCTGATTAAGAGTTTCTAACTGAGAAAGAAGATTGTTCTTTTCAGCAAGAAGACCAGAGTTCTGATCACTGAGCGACTGACAGGATTCTTCAAAATCTTTCAACTTTGACCTCAAAGACCCAACTTCACTGCTTACATCAGATAGGGAGTTCTCCAAGAAGGAATTCTTGTCTGAAAGCTTCTCCAGATTTTGAGTAAGGATCTCGACCTGCAAAAGAAGAGCATTCCTTTCTGAGAGAAGATTAGAGTTCTGATCCCTGAGTGACTGAGAGGATTCCTCGAACTCTTTCAACTTTGACCTCAAACGGCCAACTTCATTGCTTACATCAGATAAGGAGTTCTCTAAGAAGGAACTTTTCTTGGAATGCTTCTCCACATTCTGAGtaaggatctctatctgagagagAAAACTCTTCCTTTCAGCAAGAAGACCAGAGTTATGATTGCTGAGCAACTGACAGGATCGTTCAAAGTCCTTTAACTTTGATTTCAAACAATTGACTTCAGTGCCTAAATCAGATACAGAGTTCt
Proteins encoded:
- the LOC103992843 gene encoding protein NETWORKED 1A-like isoform X1, whose translation is MRKAAGLLLVGDRFRFAPWRLYSWWWDSHISPKNSKWLQENLADTDMKVNTIIKLLEEDADSFARRAEMYYKKRPELLKLVEELYRAYRALAEKYDHATGALRQAHRTMAEAFPNQIPLVLSDESPYGYSGNEAEPHTPEGPPPLRALFDLDELQKDALSLSSELHVIKRNGGYSEPSDSLSSKKGLKQLNEMFAIGEGTAFTTSEGRVRKGLHFQEEEGQDLENITHKCSREQNQVKEKQDASYVTTGLQQDISQLSSGSQNMKNQITTESDRNNKTENELQGLKDRISELISEKEASNIQYQISLERISVLESQISTTQNELRKLNDEMVNKVKKLQSSEELNQSLLLELEMIAKQVNMEENELHQKREELEKLQITIEEKHQQCMQTEMALCLKEKLHTQSQEEIDHLSREIQIWIQKLRDIELCNVDLQEEICKLKEENGTLHEQNLHSSLMIKELQGKIILIEEKNKTLEDEVRLYLCEKEGLTEELNHIKEDINDLEGKHRDLMEQKEAASICAESLKAAVKDLQNKNSALNDICKKHEAEKEFLVDKLRDMDNVLEKNMVLEDSLADASIELEVLRGKTLALENLHESLNGEISNYIAEKNALVPQVEILTQDVCTLSEKNIFLENSVSDLGTEVNCLKSKLKDFERSCQLLSNHNSGLLAERKSFLSQIEILTQNVEKHSKKSSFLENSLSDVSNEVGRLRSKLKEFEESSQSLRDQNSNLLSERNALLLQVEILTQNLEKLSDKNSFLENSLSDVSSEVGSLRSKLKDFEESCQSLSDQNSGLLAEKNNLLSQLETLNQNVEKLSENNSSLESSLSDVTTEVGCLRTKLKDSEESCQSLSDQNSGLFAERNALVTEIEVLTQNMENLSHKNSRLENSLSDVNSEMACLKSKLKDLEESCQSLSNQNSGLLSERDNLLSRVVTFTQNVEKLTDRNSFLENSLCDISCEVESLRSQLKDCEESSQSLNDERDSLLSQVKILTQNLEKLSDENLLLEKSLSDVSSEVWCLRSKLKDLEESSRSLTNQNSGLLAERNNLLSQLEILAQNIEKLSEKNSLLENSLSDVRTEVGCVRSKFKDSEESCQSLTDQNSGLIAERNTLVSQVHFLTQNMENLSHKHSLLENSLSDVNCEVECLRSKLKDFEESSQSLNDQNSGLLAEKSNLLSQVEILTQNAVKLGHKKLTLENSLTDERSEVRCLRSKLKDFEESSRSLNDQNSGLLTERNNLLSQVEVLTKNLEKLSQEKSFLENCLSDVSSEAGCLKSKLKDSENSCDSLRDQNSGLLIERDTLVSQVNNITLNLEELENRLVDMKDDNLNLTREKYLIISQVKDLQDLLKLEKEEHETRIQSFKCQLATSENHNFLLQQESQLKDQQLESEQDNVIGYLIGNFILQRSLSDVNGRNLVLLKECEKNIEACRRTEALISALEQEKLMHIKNIMSLSEQNEKLRTGICLLQNTLIVGKKSVSVDEFQVEVLIDIILGEFRNILNCVSEAEHDNQLLHLEISVLVTMLKNTMLDLASLRLDKCSLEKERDMKTKELLALGNKNLQLRELNEKLMNDVEASNQREVESKTAMKVFHEHLTDLQEALLTSKYEIQNLIENKKILMDELCNLREKHNLLEEEHIEVLAEALKLDHLYLLFRNHSAEKLSELKSFTYDLDSLHFIKNALDAEIDKLKEKIKILEAEKTHIREFVTYLEEEFRNHVLLSEFDLFTATCVCEELSLQRQRLESQLLQKQSQLLEISQNAQSTQQKNLELCRILDGIQLDYEADKLIKEELAQKISTLSEVVVDRNKEIRCLYEANETLQREIYHMREEVKVLMSREEDLKLELQKEIDENEHCEVEIKALLSDIQVSTVNSALYEEKVHELILEEVGSLLQKETLKMEVALTKEQLDSMKKKLDDLEGENNGLKAGLDFYLALVASLWNSVKSLEEQIMTMSKPRISICHDKEVLPLVPHHHHCDNQPSDGYKAMNIEGIPVLEKLITKVKLLEEVIVDIQSHRQQEGFDANSNSEAASKETKGIKINEIGLGQEAQVNLHSIEHVDDGGLNDTEITKGKNGQVTKDIQLDQGSSSLPYRTIGSYGLSRISNDGIDDQLWEAAETNCSKQVWKTSTDATEHDIEPVEEEKSEYPSSELMVEKEPSVDKLEIPTRVLTSRQEWTKRVLESLQNDARRLSDLKTNVKDLKRKMESSQMGKLPASSGYDTVKSQLEDAEGAVMELIDTNNKLTSKAEEYHSTNGMGTKSEESSSTGRRQISTQSRKESEKVGRLELELHKIQYVMLKFEEEHVNRHTSAMDRRSRTLLSDYIYGRRDGRRQTKKSSFCGCMRPKTKGDQ